In [Leptolyngbya] sp. PCC 7376, a genomic segment contains:
- a CDS encoding DUF4157 domain-containing protein, which translates to MASRQRQTKTSVQKPSPAIAPNPVSKIPEWTDKPQQKNEPSNPNFSGLSHELSFPVQAKLTIGEPNDRYKQGTDRVEGQVVQQIHAPVINQSADDSIQRKEDPEKGRSPNITLPKLASLQRKPTTKGNAVASGLESSINHKKRNNTGLPDNLKTGMENLSGISLDDVKVHRNSDKPAQLQAKAYAQGTDIHLGPGQEKHLPHEAWHIVQQKQGRVKPSFQMKGAAINDDSSLEREADVMGARALCSSLQTTQLKKQDALAPVLQRKKNSFPDDAEEQLKEMGVLQKKAKSSPIQFRGGPTVGVLRIRSTHVASSLLAGHAWLSYQPTVGGETTHGTWGNQDPIGYHRDIELGFTGGYQAERGTNVDNTDVNNLHTFIAANQSWGMINNCSSFAARGWKAVTKERLAYKSWGIPNPSALGVGIVAANGGTTGGVLPEDRSSSVNSVSSTSSSSIGISSNTANSALGSGSVSGTISSTSSSLGRRAKKSSKKSSL; encoded by the coding sequence ATGGCTAGTAGACAGCGACAGACAAAAACGTCAGTACAAAAACCTAGTCCGGCGATCGCCCCAAATCCCGTCTCCAAAATTCCTGAGTGGACTGATAAGCCACAGCAAAAAAACGAGCCGAGTAACCCTAACTTTTCTGGTCTCTCCCACGAGTTATCTTTTCCGGTACAAGCCAAACTCACCATCGGTGAACCAAACGACAGATACAAGCAAGGAACCGACAGGGTTGAAGGCCAAGTTGTTCAGCAGATTCACGCCCCAGTAATTAATCAATCGGCAGATGATTCTATTCAGCGAAAGGAAGATCCAGAAAAAGGGCGATCGCCGAATATCACCCTTCCCAAGCTTGCTTCACTTCAGAGAAAACCCACAACCAAGGGAAATGCAGTTGCATCAGGCTTAGAATCCTCTATTAATCACAAGAAAAGAAACAACACGGGTTTACCTGATAATTTAAAAACAGGAATGGAGAACCTTTCTGGCATATCTTTGGATGATGTAAAGGTACATCGCAACTCTGATAAGCCAGCTCAATTACAAGCCAAGGCTTATGCCCAAGGCACAGATATTCATTTAGGACCAGGACAAGAAAAACACCTACCCCACGAAGCTTGGCATATCGTGCAGCAAAAACAGGGAAGAGTAAAGCCCAGTTTTCAGATGAAGGGAGCAGCGATTAACGATGACTCCTCGCTAGAACGAGAAGCGGATGTGATGGGGGCTAGGGCATTATGTTCAAGTCTTCAAACTACCCAGTTAAAAAAACAGGATGCTCTGGCCCCCGTACTGCAGCGCAAAAAAAACAGCTTTCCAGACGATGCTGAAGAACAGCTCAAGGAAATGGGAGTATTACAAAAGAAAGCGAAATCCAGCCCAATTCAGTTCAGGGGTGGCCCCACTGTTGGAGTATTGAGGATTAGAAGTACTCATGTTGCCTCTTCCCTACTTGCTGGACATGCTTGGTTGTCCTATCAACCTACGGTAGGAGGAGAAACGACCCATGGCACTTGGGGAAACCAAGATCCCATCGGTTATCATCGCGACATAGAACTGGGATTTACAGGGGGCTATCAAGCCGAAAGAGGAACCAATGTCGACAATACTGACGTAAATAATCTCCATACTTTTATCGCAGCTAATCAGAGTTGGGGAATGATAAACAACTGTTCTTCTTTCGCAGCGCGGGGATGGAAGGCAGTCACAAAAGAAAGACTGGCATACAAATCTTGGGGAATTCCAAACCCTAGTGCATTAGGTGTCGGTATCGTCGCGGCGAACGGCGGCACAACCGGTGGTGTCCTTCCCGAAGATCGAAGTAGTAGCGTCAATAGTGTCAGCAGCACGTCCAGCAGCAGCATAGGTATTTCCAGCAACACAGCGAATAGTGCCCTTGGTAGCGGTAGCGTAAGTGGCACTATAAGTAGTACAAGTAGCAGCCTAGGTCGCCGCGCAAAGAAGAGTTCGAAAAAGTCAAGTCTATAG
- a CDS encoding transposase produces MTGEEESSILPKAYSLDLRQKIVDAYERGGVSQSSLARQFGVAKSFVQKLLDQKRLTGSIAPKKRSQQTPPKLNEEHQTILRQLLTKKNDATLAELCDEMEKRTGLRVANSTMHRTLRRMGYSLKKNILSRP; encoded by the coding sequence TTGACTGGTGAGGAAGAAAGTAGCATCTTGCCGAAAGCCTACTCATTAGACTTAAGACAGAAAATAGTGGATGCCTACGAAAGGGGTGGTGTGAGTCAAAGTAGTCTTGCCCGACAATTTGGAGTGGCGAAAAGTTTTGTACAAAAGCTCCTCGACCAAAAACGACTGACAGGGTCGATTGCTCCGAAAAAACGAAGCCAACAAACACCTCCCAAATTAAACGAAGAGCATCAAACAATATTGCGCCAGTTGCTCACCAAGAAAAACGATGCGACGCTAGCGGAACTATGTGATGAGATGGAGAAACGCACTGGTCTCCGTGTGGCCAATAGCACCATGCATCGCACCTTAAGAAGAATGGGATATAGCCTCAAAAAAAACATTCTATCCAGACCTTAA
- a CDS encoding IS630 family transposase: MQQARYDFWQKMQATLAKNLIFIDESGVNLAMTRLRARSEKGKRAYSPKSSKRGKNVSLIGALGFKGMVANYHLLGSTDGLTFEAFISQKLIPNLWAGACVVMDNCSIHLGESVRTMIEAVGAKLIYLPPYSPDFSPIENCWSKLKSTLKSIGARTYLALDKAIEVAFSKITLDDIRCWFTHCCYCTSLD, encoded by the coding sequence GTGCAACAAGCCAGATATGATTTTTGGCAGAAAATGCAAGCGACTCTAGCGAAAAACTTGATTTTTATCGATGAATCGGGCGTGAACTTAGCCATGACAAGACTGAGGGCACGTTCTGAGAAAGGGAAACGAGCTTATAGTCCGAAATCCAGTAAACGAGGCAAGAATGTTTCTTTGATTGGAGCATTAGGCTTCAAGGGAATGGTCGCTAATTATCATCTGCTGGGGAGTACGGATGGATTAACCTTTGAAGCATTCATCAGCCAGAAGTTAATACCAAACTTATGGGCGGGAGCATGTGTGGTGATGGATAACTGTTCGATTCATTTAGGAGAGTCAGTACGCACAATGATTGAGGCCGTGGGAGCTAAGTTGATTTACCTTCCTCCCTATTCTCCAGATTTTTCACCCATTGAAAATTGCTGGTCAAAGTTGAAAAGTACCTTGAAAAGTATCGGGGCAAGAACTTATCTAGCTCTAGACAAGGCAATTGAGGTAGCTTTTTCCAAGATTACCCTTGATGATATTCGATGCTGGTTTACACATTGCTGCTATTGCACCTCACTCGACTAG
- a CDS encoding ABC transporter substrate-binding protein, whose protein sequence is MRKSKFNVAIALSVAALTAFTTACQDTTVPTDGGGETSTEASSGGEGGLKLGALAPSTGDLSSIGQNMPVAAQLAVDTINMCGGVNDADVTLIQEDSQTDPTAGGAAMTKLAEVDKVAGVVGSFASSVSSSAVDVAVRNGVMQISPGSTSPVFTERAAAGDFDGYWARTAPPDSYQAPALAVLAKKQGFDKVSTVVINNDYGAGFEQEFVKAFEKLGGTIVNKDNPVRYDPKAATLDSEAAAAFAGEPDAVLGVLYAETGSILLKSAYEQGLSEDVTVLLTDGVYSPDFTQQVGTTEDGKSIIAGSLGTVPGADGQALADFETLWVEETGGEITAFVPHSWDAAIAMMLAAEKADVNTGEGIRDNLRAVTNEPGEEVSDPCEAIAMIREGKEINYQGASGNVEFDDNGDLAGSYDVWQVNEDASLEVIDTVSPVDAL, encoded by the coding sequence ATGAGGAAATCAAAATTTAATGTGGCGATCGCCCTATCGGTGGCGGCGTTAACAGCCTTTACGACAGCTTGTCAGGACACAACTGTGCCTACTGATGGCGGTGGCGAAACTAGCACTGAAGCTTCCTCCGGCGGCGAAGGTGGCCTCAAACTTGGCGCCCTAGCCCCGTCCACTGGTGACCTCTCTTCTATTGGTCAAAATATGCCTGTCGCAGCGCAGCTTGCTGTGGATACGATCAACATGTGTGGTGGCGTGAATGACGCAGATGTAACACTTATTCAGGAAGACTCCCAAACTGATCCGACTGCGGGTGGTGCGGCGATGACTAAGCTTGCTGAAGTCGATAAAGTTGCGGGTGTTGTTGGTTCTTTTGCGAGTAGTGTTTCCAGTTCTGCGGTTGATGTGGCAGTGCGCAATGGCGTGATGCAGATTTCTCCCGGTAGTACTAGTCCTGTCTTCACTGAACGCGCGGCAGCTGGTGACTTCGACGGATATTGGGCAAGAACTGCGCCACCAGATAGCTACCAAGCACCTGCATTGGCTGTACTGGCGAAGAAGCAAGGTTTCGACAAGGTTTCCACTGTTGTCATTAACAACGACTATGGTGCTGGCTTCGAGCAAGAATTTGTAAAAGCATTTGAAAAACTTGGCGGAACCATCGTCAACAAAGATAACCCTGTGCGCTACGACCCCAAAGCGGCAACTCTCGATAGTGAGGCAGCCGCAGCATTTGCAGGGGAACCCGATGCGGTTCTCGGTGTACTCTACGCTGAAACGGGTAGTATTCTCCTTAAGTCTGCTTATGAGCAGGGTTTGAGTGAAGATGTCACCGTTCTTCTAACTGATGGTGTGTATAGCCCAGACTTTACGCAGCAAGTCGGTACAACTGAAGATGGGAAGTCGATTATTGCAGGTTCACTCGGCACAGTTCCCGGTGCGGATGGTCAAGCTTTGGCTGATTTCGAAACGCTTTGGGTAGAAGAAACTGGCGGTGAAATTACTGCATTTGTTCCTCATTCTTGGGATGCGGCGATCGCCATGATGTTGGCAGCAGAAAAAGCAGACGTTAATACTGGTGAAGGTATTCGCGATAACCTCCGTGCTGTAACTAATGAGCCTGGTGAAGAAGTGAGTGATCCCTGTGAGGCGATCGCCATGATTCGTGAAGGTAAGGAAATCAACTACCAAGGTGCGAGCGGCAACGTTGAATTTGACGACAACGGTGACCTTGCAGGTAGCTATGATGTATGGCAAGTCAACGAAGATGCCAGTCTAGAAGTTATCGACACTGTTAGCCCTGTTGATGCACTTTAA
- a CDS encoding carotenoid oxygenase family protein: MVAAPNQNLAVTKPAWSKLFEQPAEPFALTNLDVLAGSVPKNLRGTLFRNGPGQLTRGDDRMGHWFDGDGVILGVYFTDEGVKAQYRYVETQYFQEESAADKLLYPNYGTVAPGKVWQRWGKPAKNSANTSVLPLGDRLLALWEGGKPHALDVATLETLGEETLGLAKNDTFSAHHKIDPVTGEIYNFGTVFGKDATFQVYKFDNQAKLLKRGQFTVKGLPLTHDFVLAGDYLIFSICPVRLQPFPALFGLKSVSDCLQWQPELGTEIIILNRHTLEIVSCSKNDPWFQWHFTNGFVNEYDEIELEMVRFNDFASNQQFVEIPRGSIQTYTKGTLWHYRIDPKTAKILDSFQVGDRSCEFPITLDSQTGQHWDKTFIGIHRDESDIGHELINGIACVDQKTKEYTVADLGAGHYPSEPIPVQNPDNPKQTWILTVVFNAPANRSELRIYDGDRLSDKPICILALPKIIPPSFHGKWQPA, from the coding sequence ATGGTTGCCGCTCCAAATCAAAATCTCGCTGTTACCAAACCCGCTTGGTCAAAACTTTTTGAACAGCCAGCCGAGCCATTTGCGCTAACCAATTTAGATGTTTTAGCTGGCTCAGTACCGAAGAATCTACGCGGCACTTTATTTCGGAATGGGCCCGGACAGTTAACTCGTGGCGATGATCGCATGGGTCATTGGTTTGATGGTGACGGCGTAATTTTGGGTGTTTATTTCACAGATGAGGGGGTGAAGGCGCAATATCGTTACGTTGAAACGCAATATTTCCAAGAGGAATCAGCAGCAGATAAATTGCTCTATCCCAACTACGGAACAGTCGCACCAGGCAAAGTTTGGCAACGATGGGGTAAACCTGCAAAGAATTCGGCGAATACTTCTGTTCTGCCATTGGGCGATCGCCTATTAGCGTTATGGGAAGGCGGCAAACCCCATGCTCTAGATGTCGCAACCCTAGAAACCTTGGGCGAAGAAACTTTGGGTCTCGCTAAAAATGACACTTTTTCAGCACACCATAAAATTGACCCAGTTACTGGAGAAATCTATAACTTTGGCACAGTTTTCGGAAAAGATGCCACATTCCAAGTTTATAAATTTGACAACCAAGCCAAGCTGTTAAAACGCGGTCAATTTACGGTAAAGGGTTTGCCGTTGACCCATGATTTTGTGTTGGCTGGAGACTATTTAATTTTCAGTATTTGTCCAGTACGCTTGCAACCTTTTCCTGCATTATTTGGCCTCAAAAGTGTCAGTGATTGTCTGCAATGGCAGCCGGAACTGGGCACCGAAATTATTATTTTGAATCGCCATACTTTAGAGATTGTCAGTTGCTCAAAAAATGACCCTTGGTTCCAATGGCATTTCACGAATGGCTTTGTAAATGAATACGATGAAATCGAGCTGGAAATGGTTCGGTTCAATGATTTTGCAAGCAATCAACAATTTGTCGAAATTCCCCGTGGTAGCATTCAAACCTACACGAAAGGAACGCTGTGGCATTACCGAATTGACCCCAAAACTGCCAAAATTCTCGATAGTTTTCAGGTCGGCGATCGCTCCTGCGAATTTCCGATTACCCTCGACTCCCAAACCGGACAGCATTGGGATAAAACCTTTATCGGTATTCATCGTGACGAGTCGGATATTGGCCACGAACTTATCAATGGCATTGCCTGCGTTGACCAGAAAACAAAAGAATATACAGTTGCAGATCTGGGAGCTGGACATTATCCTTCGGAGCCAATCCCTGTCCAAAATCCTGATAATCCTAAGCAAACTTGGATTTTAACGGTGGTCTTTAATGCGCCAGCAAATCGCAGTGAACTGAGAATTTACGACGGCGATCGCCTTTCAGACAAACCTATCTGTATCCTTGCTTTACCTAAAATTATTCCGCCGAGTTTTCATGGCAAATGGCAACCTGCTTAA
- a CDS encoding HAMP domain-containing sensor histidine kinase: MFTLEFFSTILILIGAGVMLYAIFETNTLLGLIEGNESSKTWRFLYYLMLFFLLGYGAVALMVSHGVESFIFLVIGSIFMLGSCFVASVVKTSMYTIRELQTLAAEQLETQRDKETAEAIAKLHTEFLTMISHELRTPLNAIVVFSEMLEDSIKSSEDLEFLKHIQNSGNDLANIVETVLKYTEIKSGNFKTLHESFNLKDVVEASLKTQSQLSEQPDSIKVSCTFSDQCPTQIDGDRRHLEEVFNHLLNNAFKFTNQGEIYVGITINNSYLYCTIQDTGIGIAPEHIQSLFRPFSMGDTTTTRQHGGLGLGLILAQGLLEAMGGQIWMESQGLIAGTPPQFSPEQTHWQDLFELPNDLIDQIKTQVFFRIPSQSPT, translated from the coding sequence ATGTTTACTCTAGAGTTTTTTAGTACTATTCTCATCCTGATCGGAGCAGGGGTGATGTTGTATGCCATCTTCGAGACGAATACTCTATTGGGTCTCATCGAAGGAAACGAATCGAGCAAAACCTGGCGATTTTTATATTATTTGATGCTCTTTTTCTTGCTCGGTTATGGCGCTGTGGCATTGATGGTCAGTCATGGAGTAGAGTCTTTTATTTTCCTCGTGATTGGTTCTATTTTTATGCTGGGGTCTTGTTTTGTTGCTTCAGTAGTAAAAACCAGTATGTATACCATTAGAGAATTACAGACCTTGGCGGCTGAGCAGTTAGAGACTCAACGAGACAAGGAAACAGCTGAGGCGATCGCCAAGCTCCACACAGAATTCCTAACAATGATTAGTCATGAGCTGCGGACGCCTTTAAATGCCATTGTTGTGTTTTCCGAGATGCTTGAGGATTCGATAAAATCCTCTGAAGATCTTGAATTTTTAAAGCATATTCAAAATAGTGGTAATGACTTAGCTAACATTGTTGAAACGGTTCTGAAATACACGGAAATCAAGTCAGGTAATTTTAAAACACTCCATGAATCTTTTAATCTCAAAGATGTCGTTGAGGCTAGTCTCAAAACACAATCACAACTTTCTGAACAGCCAGACTCAATAAAAGTATCTTGCACTTTTTCCGACCAATGCCCAACACAAATTGACGGCGATCGCCGCCATCTCGAAGAAGTTTTTAATCATCTGCTGAATAACGCCTTTAAATTCACAAACCAGGGCGAAATTTATGTGGGTATTACTATCAATAATTCCTACCTTTACTGTACGATTCAGGACACTGGTATTGGGATAGCACCAGAACACATCCAATCGCTGTTTCGCCCATTCAGCATGGGAGATACAACGACAACTCGACAGCATGGTGGCTTGGGTTTAGGGTTGATTCTCGCCCAGGGGTTGTTGGAGGCAATGGGGGGACAAATTTGGATGGAAAGCCAAGGGCTTATCGCTGGGACTCCGCCACAATTCAGTCCTGAGCAAACCCATTGGCAAGATCTTTTTGAGTTACCGAATGATCTGATCGATCAAATTAAAACCCAAGTCTTTTTTCGTATTCCCAGTCAATCTCCAACTTAA